The proteins below are encoded in one region of Synchiropus splendidus isolate RoL2022-P1 chromosome 13, RoL_Sspl_1.0, whole genome shotgun sequence:
- the crema gene encoding cAMP-responsive element modulator isoform X2 produces the protein MAVTGDETESAATGDIPAYQLRSPNSGLAQSIVMAASPGATQSPSSQHAEEVTRKREVRLLKNREAARECRRKKKEYVKCLENRVAVLENQNKTLIEELKALKDIYCHKAE, from the exons ATGGCCGTCACCGGGGACGAGACAGAGTCAG CCGCCACCGGAGACATTCCCGCCTACCAGCTGAGGTCGCCCAACTCTGGTCTGGCCCAGAGCATCGTGATGGCCGCCTCGCCGGGCGCCACGCAGAGCCCGTCGTCGCAGCACGCCGAAGAGGTCACACGCAAGAGGGAAGTCCGGCTGCTGAAGAACAG GGAGGCAGCGCGCGAATGCCGCAGGAAAAAGAAGGAGTACGTCAAGTGTCTGGAGAACCGCGTGGCGGTGCTGGAGAACCAAAACAAGACGCTGATCGAGGAGCTGAAGGCTCTGAAGGACATTTACTGCCACAAGGCCGAGTAG
- the crema gene encoding cAMP-responsive element modulator isoform X1 — MMEASVSTPADHLYDSMSDREEQLSEEAASPQVSTEANPGDDNSDTEAQKRREILSRRPSYRKILSDLDLTAIAKVGAKAEEVEVGEGEVVTITSEASSLPASVFQTRSGQYIAFTQGRAIQLCSPGTEAPQGGQSLTVSSSATPQPGATILQCATQHGDTPQQFYLQGGQVLIQAATGDIPAYQLRSPNSGLAQSIVMAASPGATQSPSSQHAEEVTRKREVRLLKNREAARECRRKKKEYVKCLENRVAVLENQNKTLIEELKALKDIYCHKAE; from the exons ATGATGGAGGCCTCGGTGTCGACTCCAGCTGATCATTTGTACGACTCCATGTCAGACAGAGAAGAGCAACTCAGTGAAGAGGCTGCCTCTCCACAG GTCTCAACTGAAGCAAATCCAGGTGATGACAACTCGGACACAGAAGCGCAGAAGAGACGCGAGATCCTATCTCGACGTCCGTCTTACCG GAAGATTCTCAGCGACCTGGACCTGACGGCGATCGCAAAAGTGGGAGCGAAagcggaggaggtggaggtgggggaAGGTGAGGTGGTGACCATAACCAGCGAGGCCTCGTCATTGCCTGCGTCCGTCTTCCAGACAAGATCGGGACAATACA TCGCCTTCACGCAGGGCCGAGCCATCCAGCTGTGCAGCCCTGGGACGGAGGCCCCGCAAGGGGGCCAGTCCCTGACTGTGAGCAGCTCGGCCACCCCGCAGCCCGGTGCCACCATCCTGCAGTGCGCCACACAGCACGGAGACACGCCACAACAGTTCTACCTGCAGGGAGGACAAGTGCTCATCCAAG CCGCCACCGGAGACATTCCCGCCTACCAGCTGAGGTCGCCCAACTCTGGTCTGGCCCAGAGCATCGTGATGGCCGCCTCGCCGGGCGCCACGCAGAGCCCGTCGTCGCAGCACGCCGAAGAGGTCACACGCAAGAGGGAAGTCCGGCTGCTGAAGAACAG GGAGGCAGCGCGCGAATGCCGCAGGAAAAAGAAGGAGTACGTCAAGTGTCTGGAGAACCGCGTGGCGGTGCTGGAGAACCAAAACAAGACGCTGATCGAGGAGCTGAAGGCTCTGAAGGACATTTACTGCCACAAGGCCGAGTAG